One window of Acipenser ruthenus chromosome 52, fAciRut3.2 maternal haplotype, whole genome shotgun sequence genomic DNA carries:
- the LOC131722982 gene encoding GTPase IMAP family member 4-like, with amino-acid sequence MDPLKEKDEDELKKKPRSRRNSLETPPNMSGSEAASLEETQRETSSPEQVRLTLPEFRIVLVGKTGAGKSAAGNTILGRREFRSVVGTGSVTKECEKKKGVVACRDIAVVDTPGFFDTELSSEKVKSETVQCIPMSSPGPHVFLLVIPVGRFTKEEKEAVDKIEEIFGEGAAKYTMVLFSRGDDLIDKTIEEYIQEASREHNQLLEKCGNRYHVFNNRNMNDRTQVTELLEKIEAMVAENGGTCYTNEMYREVEAKIKEMEQRLKQQYDEELHRKEEELRAKFQKEIDELKVKTEEKFEKLDEEMKRRDERIKDMEEKHLREREEFKRFYEEKHRNARGEAEQSIDMYGYATGWLSRFLTGLKL; translated from the exons ATGGACCCTT TAAAGGAGAAGGATGAAGATGAACTGAAGAAGAAGCCACGCAGCAGAAGAAACAGCTTGGAAACACCACCCAACA TGTCTGGAAGTGAAGCAGCATCACTTGAGGAAACACAAAGGGAGACTTCCTCCCCTGAGCAAGTCCGACTCACTCTGCCTGAGTTCAGGATTGTGCTCGTTGGGAAGACTGGGGCTGGAaagagtgcagcaggaaacacTATCCTGGGCAGAAGAGAGTTTAGATCTGTGGTGGGCACAGGCTCAGTAACAAAAGAGTGTGAGAAGAAAAAAGGAGTCGTTGCATGTAGAGACATTGCTGTGGTCGACACGCCAGGATTCTTTGACACTGAGCTCTCTTCAGAGAAAGTTAAAAGTGAGACTGTACAGTGTATTCCCATGTCTTCCCCGGGACCCCACGTGTTTCTCTTGGTGATACCTGTGGGACGTTTCACAAAGGAAGAGAAGGAAGCTGTGGATAAAATCGAGGAGATCTTCGGTGAGGGAGCTGCAAAGTACACCATGGTCCTTTTCAGCCGTGGAGACGATCTGATAGACAAGACCATTGAAGAGTACATCCAGGAAGCCAGCAGAGAACATAATCAGCTTCTTGAGAAGTGTGGGAACAGGTATCACGTCTTCAACAACAGGAACATGAACGATCGCACCCAGGTCACTGAGCTACTGGAGAAAATAGAGGCAATGGTGGCAGAGAACGGAGGCACATGCTACACCAACGAGATGTACCGGGAGGTGGAGGCAAAGATCAAAGAgatggaacagagattaaaacaGCAGTATGATGAGGAACTGCACAGGAAGGAAGAGGAGTTGAGAGCAAAGTTCCAGAAGGAAATCGATGAGTTAAAGGTGAAGACGGAAGAGAAGTTTGAAAAACTGGATGAAGAGATGAAACGAAGAGATGAGAGGATTAAAGACATGGAGGAAAAGCACTTGCGCGAGCGTGAGGAATTCAAGAGGTTCTACGAGGAAAAGCACAGAAATGCGAGAGGAGAAGCAGAACAATCCATTGACATGTATGGTTATGCCACAGGATGGTTAAGCCGTTTCCTTACTGGTTTGAAGCTGTAA
- the LOC131722985 gene encoding ER lumen protein-retaining receptor 3, with protein sequence MNLFRLLGDVSHLLAMIILFAKIWRSKSCAGISGKSQILFAVVFSTRYLDLFTSFISIYNTVMKVVFLSLAYATLYLIYLRFRSSYDQENDTFRVEFLLIPVVGLSFLENYAFTPLEILWTFSIYLESVAILPQLFMISKTGEAESITTHYLFFLGLYRALYLANWIWRYNQEGFFDQIAVVSGAVQTIFYCDFFYLYFTKVLKGKKMSLPMPV encoded by the exons ATGAACCTCTTCAGACTCCTGGGTGATGTCTCGCATTTGCTGGCTATGATCATTTTATTCGCGAAAATCTGGAGGTCGAAATCCTGTGCAG GTATCTCGGGTAAGAGCCAGATTCTGTTCGCTGTGGTTTTCAGCACCCGATACCTGGACCTCTTCACGTCCTTCATATCCATTTACAACACAGTGATGAAG GTTGTCTTTCTGTCTCTCGCCTACGCCACTCTGTACCTGATCTACCTGCGCTTCCGCAGCTCCTACGACCAGGAGAACGACACTTTCCGCGTGGAGTTCCTGCTCATTCCCGTGGTGGGCCTGTCCTTCCTGGAGAACTACGCCTTCACCCCCCTTGAG ATCCTGTGGACCTTCTCTATCTACCTGGAGTCGGTGGCGATCCTGCCGCAGCTCTTCATGATCTCGAAGACGGGCGAGGCCGAGTCCATCACCACGCACTACCTCTTCTTCCTGGGCCTGTACCGCGCGCTCTACCTGGCCAACTGGATCTGGCGCTACAACCAGGAGGGCTTCTTCGACCAGATCGCTGTGGTGTCGGGGGCCGTGCAGACCATCTTCTACTGTGACTTCTTCTACCTCTACTTCACCAAAG tgTTGAAAGGGAAGAAGATGAGCCTGCCTATGCCAGTGTGA